Proteins from one Panthera leo isolate Ple1 chromosome D1, P.leo_Ple1_pat1.1, whole genome shotgun sequence genomic window:
- the LOC122201074 gene encoding putative olfactory receptor 5AK3 — protein MEQNNGTEISEFILLGFAGQRKSWHILFIVFLVIYVAILVGNIGMILLIKIDSCLHTPMYFFLQHLAFVDLCYTSAITPKMLQNFVQTEQSISFIGCMVQLLVYGAFVTTDCYILAAMAVDRYVAICNPLRYPIVMSQRVCIQLLFGSYFIGFLNASVNTSFTFSLNFCKSNKINHFFCDEPPILALSCSNIDFNIMLLTVFVGFNLMFTVLVVIFSYIYILAAILKISSIAGKKKAFSTCASHLTAVTVFYGTLSYMYLHHGTNESQEQEKMASVFYGIMIPMLNPLIYSLRNQDVKEALKVVTKKCFWLDH, from the coding sequence ATGGAACAAAACAATGGCACTGAAATAAGTGAGTTCATTCTCCTGGGATTTGCTGGTCAACGCAAGTCTTGGCATATTCTCTTCATAGTATTTCTAGTGATCTACGTGGCCATCCTCGTGGGCAATATTGGAATGATCCTACTCATCAAGATTGATTCTTGCCTTCATACCCCgatgtattttttcctccaaCATTTGGCATTTGTTGATCTCTGCTACACCTCTGCTATCACTCCCAAAATGCTGCAAAACTTTGTACAAACAGAGCAATCCATCTCATTCATAGGGTGTATGGTGCAATTACTAGTCTATGGTGCTTTTGTAACGACTGACTGTTACATCTTGGCCGCAATGGCAGTGGACCGGTATGTCGCCATCTGCAATCCACTCCGCTATCCAATAGTCATGTCCCAGAGAGTCTGCATTCAACTCCTGTTTGGCTCATACTTCATAGGTTTTCTAAATGCCTCTGTAAACacaagttttactttttcactgAACTTTTGCAAATCCAATAAAATTAACCACTTTTTCTGTGATGAACCCCCAATTTTAGCTCTCTCTTGTTCCAACATTGACTTCAACATCATGCTGCTAACTGTCTTTGTGGGGTTTAACCTAATGTTCACTGTGCTGGTTGTCATCTTTTCCTACATATATATCCTGGCTGCCATCCTGAAGATATCTTCCATTGCAGGGAAGAAAAAAGCCTTCTCCACGTGCGCCTCCCACCTGACAGCAGTCACTGTTTTCTATGGGACTCTGTCTTACATGTATCTGCACCATGGGACCAATGAGTCTCAAGAGCAAGAAAAAATGGCTTCTGTGTTTTATGGCATTATGATCCCCATGTTAAACCCCCTCATCTACAGCCTGAGAAACCAAGATGTGAAGGAAGCCCTAAAAGTGGTTACAAAGAAGTGCTTCTGGTTGGAtcattga